The following are encoded together in the Proteiniphilum saccharofermentans genome:
- a CDS encoding DUF4062 domain-containing protein gives MTADGKIEVMVASSVIGYEDQVERVCGLFEQMGYHPISSHYKTMPVDPSKSNLENCLTAVENCDVFFGIIRPFYGTGVIGATSITHEEMKKAIELKKPRWFVAHRDIRVARVLLKQYRYLADGSLNPDFTYRETKLLDDIRVIDMYNDTILNDVPPEERVGHWTDEYFNIKDIEKVIETQFGKMDRIFDIIEKMKTV, from the coding sequence GACCAGGTGGAACGGGTTTGCGGTCTGTTTGAACAAATGGGCTATCATCCCATCAGTTCTCATTACAAAACAATGCCTGTTGACCCATCCAAATCAAATCTTGAAAATTGCCTGACTGCTGTTGAAAATTGTGATGTGTTCTTCGGTATAATACGGCCCTTCTATGGAACAGGTGTTATTGGTGCCACATCTATTACACACGAAGAAATGAAAAAAGCCATTGAGCTGAAAAAGCCGAGATGGTTTGTTGCCCATCGGGATATTCGGGTAGCTCGTGTCCTTTTGAAACAATACAGGTACTTAGCAGATGGAAGTTTAAATCCTGACTTTACCTATCGAGAAACCAAATTACTGGATGACATTCGGGTTATTGATATGTACAACGATACTATTTTGAATGATGTTCCGCCCGAAGAGCGGGTTGGGCATTGGACAGATGAATATTTCAATATCAAAGACATTGAAAAGGTCATCGAAACACAATTTGGTAAAATGGACAGAATTTTTGACATCATCGAAAAAATGAAAACAGTATGA